One genomic window of Hippopotamus amphibius kiboko isolate mHipAmp2 chromosome 10, mHipAmp2.hap2, whole genome shotgun sequence includes the following:
- the VGLL3 gene encoding transcription cofactor vestigial-like protein 3 isoform X4 → MQDSLEVTLPSKQEEEEEEEEDEEEEEKDQPAEMEYLNSRCVLFTYFQGDIGSVVDEHFSRALGQASTLHPESAISKSKMGLTPLWRDSSALSSQRSSFPTSFWTSSYQPPPAPCLGGVHPDFQVTAPPGTFTAADPSPWPGHGLHQTGPAPPPPVSESWHYPLASQVSPSYSHMHDVYMRHHHPHMHHRHHHHHHHHHHPSAGSALDPPYGPLLMPPVRAARIPAPPCDITKTDPTTVTTATSAWAGAFHGTVDLVPSVGFDTGLQHQDKSKESPWY, encoded by the exons ATGCAGGACTCTCTGGAAGTCACCCTTCCCAGCAaacaagaggaggaggaggaggaggaggaggatgaggaggaggaggagaaagaccaGCCTGCCGAGATGGAGTACCTTAACTCTCGCTGTGTCCTTTTCACTTATTTCCAGGGAGACATTGGGTCAGTAGTGGATGAACACTTCTCAAGAGCTTTGGGCCAAGCCAGCACCCTCCATCCAGAATCTGCCATTTCAAAAAGCAAGATGGGGCTAACCCCCTTATGGCGAG aCAGCTCAGCTCTCTCAAGCCAGCGGAGTAGTTTCCCAACTTCCTTTTGGACCAGCTCTTACCAGCCCCCACCTGCACCCTGTTTGGGGGGAGTTCATCCTGACTTCCAGGTCACTGCACCTCCTGGCACCTTTACTGCCGCcgaccccagcccctggcctggaCACGGCCTGCATCAGactggccctgcccctccccctcccgtgTCCGAGTCCTGGCACTACCCTTTGGCATCTCAGGTGAGCCCGTCCTACAGCCACATGCATGACGTATATATGCGGCATCACCACCCCCACAtgcaccaccgccaccaccaccaccaccaccatcaccaccacccttcTGCTGGCTCTGCCCTGGATCCACCCTACGGGCCCCTGCTGATGCCACCCGTGCGTGCAGCCAGGATTCCTGCTCCCCCGTGTGACATCACAAAGACAGATCCGACGACAGTCACCACTGCTACCTCAGCGTGGGCCGGAGCCTTTCACGGAACCGTGGACTTAGTGCCAAGTGTGGGGTTTGATACAG GTCTACAGCATCAAGACAAAAGCAAGGAATCACCATGGTACTGA